From one Planktothrix agardhii NIES-204 genomic stretch:
- a CDS encoding methyltransferase type 11, translating into MIKSLCRYLFPIFYSIAVILLGCINPDPSIALTPPRVDSVYEYRTLHSPDGIGKFYLGREIAQVMGHEGAGWLERPRRETSEQPQQAIAALNLKPSDIVADIGAGTGYFTFRISPLVPQGKVLAVDVQPEMLALINFVKTQENIENIEPILGTVDHPNLPESILDLALMVDAYHEFQYPQEMMQGIVKALKPGGRVVLLEYRQENPLILIKGLHKMSEKQVKKEMAAVGLNWKETQDFLPQQHFLVFEKP; encoded by the coding sequence ATGATCAAATCTTTATGTCGGTATTTATTCCCCATTTTTTATAGTATTGCCGTGATTCTGCTCGGATGTATCAACCCCGACCCCAGTATCGCCTTAACTCCACCTAGGGTTGATTCTGTCTATGAATACCGCACCCTTCACAGTCCCGACGGCATAGGAAAATTTTATCTTGGGAGAGAAATTGCTCAGGTGATGGGTCATGAGGGAGCCGGATGGTTGGAACGTCCCCGTCGAGAAACCTCCGAACAACCCCAACAAGCGATCGCAGCCTTAAATTTAAAACCCAGCGATATTGTCGCTGATATTGGGGCGGGAACGGGATATTTTACCTTTAGAATTAGTCCTTTAGTTCCCCAGGGAAAAGTCTTAGCCGTGGATGTACAACCGGAAATGTTGGCACTAATAAATTTTGTTAAAACCCAAGAAAATATTGAAAATATTGAACCAATTTTGGGAACCGTAGATCACCCGAATTTACCCGAATCAATCCTTGATTTAGCCCTAATGGTTGATGCTTATCATGAATTTCAATATCCTCAAGAAATGATGCAAGGAATTGTCAAAGCCTTAAAACCAGGGGGACGGGTGGTATTATTAGAATATCGTCAAGAAAATCCTTTAATCTTAATTAAAGGACTGCATAAAATGTCAGAAAAACAAGTCAAAAAAGAAATGGCTGCCGTGGGTTTAAACTGGAAAGAAACTCAAGATTTTTTACCCCAACAACATTTTTTAGTCTTTGAAAAACCTTGA
- a CDS encoding glutamyl-tRNA synthetase, producing MTVRVRLAPSPTGSLHIGTARTAVFNWLFARNQGGTFLLRVEDTDLERSRPEYTENILTGLTWLGLTWDEGPFYQSERLDLYRQAIQTLMEKGLVYRCYCTPEELDAMREGQKARNEAPRYDNRHRHLTPEQQAAFEAEGRQAVIRFRIDDNREISWTDLVRGKVTWKGGDLGGDMVIARASSGGEIGQPLYNFVVVVDDIDMKITQVIRGEDHISNTPKQILLYEALNANIPQFGHTPLILNAEGRKLSKRDGVTSISDFRNMGYIPEALTNYMTLLGWTPPDATEELFTLETAAKHFSFDRVNKAGAKFDWDKLNWINSQYLHKMPIPELTQLLIPYWQEAGYQFDTNTDRAWLEQLTALIGPSLTTLKDAVEMSRLFFTESVELDEEATTQLQQENAVAIVQAIQDKITQQRDQPLTSDAAKAIINSAMKETNVKKGLVMRSLRAALMGTMHGPDLIESWLLFHQKGIDLIRFQTVLPD from the coding sequence ATGACTGTTAGAGTTCGTCTTGCCCCAAGTCCTACCGGAAGTTTACATATAGGAACTGCCAGAACTGCTGTATTTAACTGGTTATTTGCCCGCAATCAAGGGGGGACTTTTCTCCTGCGGGTTGAAGATACCGACTTAGAACGCTCTCGCCCTGAATATACGGAAAATATCCTCACGGGGTTAACTTGGTTAGGTCTAACCTGGGATGAAGGGCCATTTTATCAATCTGAGCGTTTAGACCTGTATCGTCAAGCCATTCAAACGCTGATGGAGAAGGGTTTAGTCTATCGTTGCTATTGTACCCCAGAAGAACTAGATGCCATGCGAGAAGGGCAGAAGGCTAGAAATGAAGCCCCTCGCTATGATAACCGCCATCGTCACCTTACCCCCGAACAGCAAGCCGCCTTTGAAGCCGAAGGTCGTCAAGCGGTGATTCGCTTCAGAATAGACGATAATCGAGAAATTAGTTGGACTGATTTAGTCCGGGGAAAAGTCACTTGGAAGGGCGGTGATTTGGGCGGCGATATGGTGATTGCGCGGGCTTCTAGTGGGGGTGAAATTGGGCAACCTCTGTATAATTTTGTGGTGGTTGTTGATGATATTGATATGAAAATTACCCAGGTGATTCGAGGGGAAGATCATATTTCTAATACGCCTAAACAAATTCTTTTATATGAAGCATTAAATGCCAATATTCCCCAATTCGGTCATACTCCTTTAATTCTGAATGCTGAGGGTCGTAAATTATCCAAACGGGATGGTGTGACCTCGATTTCTGATTTTAGAAATATGGGATATATTCCAGAAGCCTTAACCAATTATATGACGTTATTGGGTTGGACTCCTCCCGATGCTACTGAAGAATTATTTACCTTAGAAACCGCAGCCAAACACTTTAGTTTTGACCGGGTTAATAAAGCCGGGGCAAAATTTGACTGGGATAAATTAAATTGGATTAATAGCCAATATCTTCATAAAATGCCGATACCGGAATTAACTCAGTTATTAATTCCCTATTGGCAAGAAGCTGGTTATCAATTTGATACAAATACGGATCGAGCTTGGTTAGAACAGCTTACGGCTTTAATTGGCCCTAGTTTAACAACTCTTAAAGATGCGGTGGAAATGAGCCGATTATTTTTCACCGAAAGCGTTGAGTTAGACGAAGAAGCAACCACTCAATTGCAACAGGAAAATGCGGTCGCAATTGTGCAGGCAATTCAGGATAAAATAACCCAACAACGAGATCAACCCTTAACATCGGATGCTGCTAAAGCAATAATTAATAGTGCGATGAAAGAAACCAACGTCAAAAAAGGGTTAGTAATGCGATCGCTCAGAGCAGCTTTGATGGGAACCATGCACGGCCCTGATTTAATTGAATCTTGGTTATTGTTCCATCAAAAAGGGATTGATTTAATTCGTTTTCAAACTGTTTTACCGGATTAA
- a CDS encoding hypothetical protein (conserved hypothetical protein) — translation MSNSPRSRKSSDAKGNSSQSKKPKSTVDPIPTSESEEKTGVDTSPSLSSEPPLVVEEPVAEKLPIEEPIILEEPVVKTPEPEPVAIVETPVVEETPEPEPVAIVETPVVEETPEPEPVAIVETPVVEETPEPEPVAIVETPVVEETPEPEPVAIVETPVVEETPEPEPVAIVETPVVEEEPTPEPIVEQTIAEEPPLVEEKPAVVVEEPTPEPLVEDQPKWVNTLATEILFNAEPTSASKVEVVIDSPTTFSYDSVNQSVQPMKEEIIAFLSELPENLGSFFKDYKRPLTTVGLIVAFLITFKILVGLVEIINEIPLIKPTFETVGLGYSAWFIYRYLLKADNRKEISADFNTLKEEILGKKS, via the coding sequence ATGTCAAATTCTCCCAGATCTCGCAAATCATCCGATGCAAAAGGCAATTCTTCCCAATCTAAAAAACCTAAGTCTACAGTTGATCCAATTCCTACATCAGAATCTGAGGAAAAAACGGGAGTTGATACTTCCCCATCCCTATCTTCAGAACCGCCTTTGGTTGTAGAAGAACCAGTAGCTGAGAAATTGCCCATAGAAGAACCTATTATCCTGGAAGAACCTGTTGTGAAAACGCCGGAACCCGAACCTGTGGCAATTGTGGAAACTCCCGTAGTTGAGGAAACGCCCGAACCCGAACCTGTGGCAATTGTGGAAACTCCCGTAGTTGAGGAAACGCCCGAACCCGAACCTGTGGCAATTGTGGAAACTCCCGTAGTTGAGGAAACGCCCGAACCCGAACCTGTGGCAATTGTGGAAACTCCCGTAGTTGAGGAAACGCCCGAACCCGAACCTGTGGCAATTGTGGAAACTCCCGTAGTTGAGGAAACGCCCGAACCCGAACCTGTGGCAATTGTGGAAACTCCCGTAGTTGAGGAAGAACCCACGCCGGAACCGATTGTGGAACAAACTATAGCAGAAGAACCTCCTCTTGTAGAGGAAAAACCTGCCGTTGTCGTCGAAGAACCCACACCGGAACCTTTAGTTGAAGATCAACCGAAATGGGTTAATACTTTAGCAACGGAAATTTTATTCAATGCTGAACCGACCAGTGCTAGTAAAGTTGAAGTGGTGATTGATTCTCCCACAACTTTCTCCTATGATTCTGTTAACCAATCTGTACAACCTATGAAAGAAGAAATTATCGCATTTTTATCCGAACTTCCCGAAAATTTAGGAAGTTTCTTTAAAGATTACAAACGTCCTTTAACCACGGTCGGTTTAATTGTTGCCTTCTTGATCACCTTCAAGATTTTAGTGGGATTAGTAGAAATTATTAATGAAATTCCTCTAATTAAACCCACTTTTGAAACCGTTGGTTTAGGATATTCAGCTTGGTTTATTTATCGTTATCTCCTCAAAGCAGATAATCGTAAAGAAATCAGTGCAGATTTTAATACCCTCAAAGAAGAAATCCTGGGTAAAAAATCATAA
- a CDS encoding dynamin family protein — MDISLINSESLALLSRMAGQELQKKDATPAVVFMASLLCVLMGVIYQDGKITPEERERWQTNLTRLIPPNSNLKKLVPIFTKYILFFRIYKNFNDLLLLMSNLSDSEKLLLIGFGYQMSASDGEIEPREKDYLENLANQINIDSRHIQIFESAFTNLVIEDQEALIEVHSLLDPAQFQLLDNIFVIAAKHIVEFLPQKPRLKRDKIRVLPNYDNLKQIQSDHQELDNICYQFYQIIAQDEHQVCWSKNLIDDLQEISKKNQSKRFRVTVVGEFSQGKSTFLNALVGEEIQPVREIPCTGVVSVLRYGEQKRVICCYKDGRKEDIPIENYQEKASISEEAAIGNLSDELADCKIEKIIFEHPDLDICSSGVEIIDSPGLNEHPDREAITQKILKDTDAAIFITSASRCLAKSERDVIEGLKLTLNAGLSDQPANNLFILVNFWDLVQTEKGRNQIPKRIEENIQGKNPIISGENRIHYISAKLALDAIVNNEHNEYIETFDYFINCIQEFLVNERGKIEVTSNVNRIQALSEIADNDLKQYEKILEGKIKISESAKMEIFEKIGEASGRDVRILEQAKYSVAVSLEYTSESWNKWVEKLQDRIAKKVDRWTSKHSPFADKEKVLQDYCEQFTQCLSEEIQNWIDDLQSEILSQQVKELNSLIHSELEAIRIDLQKLGNQLGTNLDEQFTSSMASNIRANNLGINSFRAGSKNNDEGGFNVLGGLGAGGLTAGALLGFVGLGFIPVLIVGGLAAVIGGFFFGGPDEDEVYNQCKWQVYDLGFKKFFESEEETFNTIVENIELVYQERYLVVTDFIEQAIALYENLIEQQEEAHTKTLEEKEKTIVWINEQHQKLENIQNELEAIVTQVTS, encoded by the coding sequence ATGGACATCAGCTTAATTAACTCTGAGTCTCTAGCTTTATTATCACGCATGGCAGGGCAAGAACTCCAAAAAAAAGATGCTACCCCGGCGGTAGTTTTTATGGCATCGTTGCTATGCGTATTGATGGGTGTTATTTACCAGGATGGTAAAATTACGCCTGAAGAAAGAGAACGTTGGCAAACTAATCTAACTCGCCTGATTCCTCCTAACAGTAATTTAAAAAAATTAGTCCCTATTTTTACAAAATATATTCTTTTTTTTAGAATTTATAAAAACTTCAATGACTTATTGTTATTAATGTCTAATCTGTCTGATTCCGAAAAACTGTTATTAATCGGTTTTGGTTATCAAATGTCTGCTTCAGATGGTGAGATAGAACCTAGAGAAAAAGATTATTTAGAAAACCTTGCCAATCAAATTAATATTGACTCTCGACATATACAAATTTTTGAATCAGCTTTTACCAACCTAGTTATTGAAGATCAAGAAGCTCTTATTGAAGTTCATAGCTTACTTGATCCGGCTCAATTTCAATTATTAGATAATATTTTTGTTATAGCTGCTAAACATATTGTTGAATTTTTACCCCAAAAGCCTAGATTAAAACGAGATAAAATCCGGGTTTTACCTAATTATGATAACCTCAAGCAAATTCAGAGTGATCACCAAGAATTAGATAATATTTGTTATCAATTTTATCAGATTATTGCTCAAGATGAGCATCAAGTCTGCTGGTCTAAAAATTTAATTGATGATCTTCAAGAAATTTCTAAAAAAAATCAATCAAAACGGTTTCGTGTAACGGTGGTTGGAGAATTTAGTCAAGGAAAATCAACCTTTTTAAATGCGTTAGTTGGTGAAGAGATTCAGCCTGTACGAGAAATTCCTTGTACTGGGGTCGTGAGTGTTTTACGATATGGAGAGCAAAAACGGGTTATTTGTTGTTATAAAGATGGACGTAAAGAAGATATTCCTATAGAAAATTATCAAGAAAAAGCGAGTATTTCGGAAGAAGCTGCTATTGGAAATTTAAGTGATGAACTGGCTGATTGTAAAATTGAGAAAATTATTTTTGAACATCCTGATTTAGACATTTGTAGCAGTGGAGTTGAAATTATTGATTCTCCTGGTTTGAATGAACATCCTGATCGAGAAGCGATTACTCAAAAGATTCTTAAAGATACGGATGCAGCTATTTTTATCACCAGTGCTTCCCGGTGTTTGGCTAAATCGGAACGAGATGTGATAGAAGGATTAAAACTTACCTTAAATGCAGGATTATCTGATCAACCTGCTAATAATCTTTTTATTTTAGTTAATTTTTGGGATTTGGTACAAACTGAGAAGGGACGCAATCAAATTCCTAAACGAATTGAAGAAAACATTCAAGGTAAAAACCCCATTATTTCAGGAGAAAATCGAATTCACTATATTTCTGCAAAATTAGCCTTAGATGCTATTGTGAATAATGAGCATAATGAATACATAGAAACTTTTGATTATTTTATTAATTGTATTCAAGAATTTTTAGTCAATGAGAGAGGTAAAATTGAAGTTACCTCTAATGTAAATCGAATTCAAGCATTAAGTGAAATTGCTGATAATGATTTGAAACAGTATGAGAAAATTTTAGAGGGAAAAATCAAAATTTCTGAATCAGCAAAAATGGAAATTTTTGAGAAAATTGGAGAGGCTAGTGGACGAGATGTTAGGATTTTAGAACAGGCAAAATATAGTGTAGCTGTTTCCCTAGAATACACCTCTGAATCTTGGAATAAATGGGTTGAAAAATTACAAGACCGTATAGCTAAAAAAGTTGATAGATGGACATCGAAACACTCACCTTTTGCAGATAAGGAGAAAGTTTTACAGGATTACTGCGAACAATTTACTCAATGTCTTTCTGAAGAAATACAAAATTGGATTGATGACTTACAATCAGAAATTTTATCCCAACAGGTAAAAGAGCTAAATAGTCTAATTCATTCCGAATTAGAAGCGATTAGAATAGATTTACAAAAATTGGGTAATCAACTAGGAACCAATTTAGATGAACAATTTACTAGCAGCATGGCGAGTAATATTAGAGCTAATAATTTGGGAATTAACTCTTTCAGGGCTGGTAGCAAAAATAATGATGAGGGTGGATTCAATGTGCTTGGTGGTTTGGGAGCGGGCGGATTAACCGCAGGTGCATTACTTGGCTTTGTAGGCTTAGGATTTATCCCTGTACTGATCGTTGGAGGTCTAGCGGCTGTCATTGGAGGTTTTTTCTTTGGTGGGCCAGATGAAGATGAGGTTTATAATCAGTGTAAGTGGCAGGTATATGACTTAGGTTTTAAAAAGTTTTTTGAGTCTGAAGAAGAAACTTTTAATACAATTGTTGAAAATATTGAATTAGTTTATCAAGAACGATATCTTGTAGTTACTGATTTTATTGAGCAAGCGATCGCACTCTATGAAAATTTGATTGAGCAACAAGAAGAAGCTCATACTAAGACTTTAGAGGAAAAAGAAAAAACGATTGTTTGGATTAATGAACAACACCAAAAACTCGAAAATATTCAAAATGAACTAGAGGCTATTGTTACTCAAGTTACCAGTTAA
- a CDS encoding hypothetical protein (conserved hypothetical protein) — MNTLEKLELLSENCSDRTELDRIIGQLLNIILTRHRQKLAIYDQDIKKFEQTYKLDSNQFIQQFEAGILGDEMDFFEWFSLCELRQDILVKIGKLEKAL; from the coding sequence ATGAATACATTAGAAAAGTTAGAACTCCTGAGTGAAAACTGTAGCGATCGCACGGAATTAGATCGAATTATTGGGCAACTTCTCAACATTATTTTGACTCGTCATCGTCAGAAGTTAGCGATCTATGATCAGGATATTAAAAAATTTGAGCAAACCTATAAGCTAGATTCTAACCAGTTTATACAACAATTTGAAGCGGGAATATTAGGGGATGAGATGGATTTTTTTGAATGGTTTAGTTTGTGTGAATTGCGACAAGATATTTTAGTCAAAATTGGTAAATTAGAAAAAGCATTATGA
- the clpB1 gene encoding ClpB protein, translating to MQPTDPNKFTEKTWEALARTPDLVKQSQQQQIETEHLMKALLEQEGLTKNILSKAGISVGQFREKTDSFINRQPKITGTIANVYLGRSLDTLLDKAEAYRQEYKDEFISVEHLFLAYPKDDRFGKALFQEFHLDETKLKSIITQIRGNNKVTDQTPENKYESLEKYGRDLTEAARQGKLDPVIGRDDEIRRTIQILSRRTKNNPVLIGEPGVGKTAIAEGLAQRIIAGDVPQSLQERRLIALDMGALIAGAKFRGEFEERLKAVLKEVTDSNGAIILFIDEIHTVVGAGATQGAMDAGNLLKPMLARGELRCIGATTLDEYRKYLEKDPALERRFQQVYVDQPTVEDTISILRGLKERYEVHHGVKISDSALVAAAVLSTRYISDRFLPDKAIDLVDESAAKLKMEITSKPEQLDEIDRRILQLEMERLSLKKESDAASLERLERIETELGTLKQEQQSLSSQWQSEKNVITDIQSIKEEIDRVNIEIQQAERNYDLNRAAELKYGKMEELKKKLKAIEAQLENTQISGKTLLREEVTEADIAEIISKWTGIPISKLVESEMQKLLTLEDELHHRVIGQDEAVTAVADAIQRSRAGLSDPNRPVASFIFLGPTGVGKTELAKALASYLFDTEEAMVRIDMSEYMEKHAVSRLIGAPPGYVGYDEGGQLTEAIRRRPYTVILFDEIEKAHPDVFNIMLQILDDGRVTDAQGHTVDFKNSIIIMTSNVGSQYILDVSGSDSQYEEMRSRVLEAMRASFRPEFLNRIDEMIIFHALQKSELRQIVSLQVERLSKRLVERKMTLKLSDSALDFLAEVGYDPVYGARPLKRAIQRELETPIAKAILRSEFVNGDTIFVDIENERLVFKRLPLELLTVQE from the coding sequence ATGCAACCTACCGATCCGAATAAGTTTACAGAAAAAACCTGGGAAGCCCTAGCCCGGACTCCCGATCTGGTCAAACAATCCCAACAGCAACAAATTGAAACTGAACACTTGATGAAAGCGTTGCTGGAACAGGAAGGATTAACTAAAAATATCCTGAGTAAAGCGGGAATATCCGTTGGTCAGTTTCGAGAGAAAACTGATAGCTTTATTAATCGTCAACCTAAAATAACTGGAACAATTGCTAATGTTTATTTAGGTCGAAGTTTAGACACTCTACTGGATAAAGCCGAAGCCTATCGTCAAGAATACAAAGATGAGTTTATTTCGGTTGAACATCTATTTTTAGCTTATCCTAAAGATGATCGCTTTGGCAAGGCTTTATTTCAAGAATTTCACTTAGATGAAACCAAACTCAAATCAATTATTACTCAAATCAGAGGAAACAATAAAGTGACTGATCAAACACCCGAAAACAAATATGAATCCCTAGAAAAATATGGTCGAGATTTAACCGAAGCCGCCCGCCAAGGAAAACTCGATCCGGTCATTGGACGAGATGATGAAATTCGTCGGACTATACAAATTTTAAGCCGCAGAACTAAAAATAATCCGGTATTAATTGGGGAGCCAGGTGTGGGTAAAACTGCGATCGCTGAAGGACTCGCCCAACGAATTATTGCTGGAGATGTGCCTCAATCTTTGCAAGAAAGACGGTTAATTGCCTTAGATATGGGGGCGTTAATTGCCGGGGCAAAATTCCGAGGGGAATTTGAAGAACGCCTAAAAGCGGTATTAAAAGAAGTTACCGATTCTAATGGAGCAATTATTCTATTTATTGATGAAATTCATACCGTTGTGGGGGCGGGTGCAACCCAAGGAGCGATGGATGCCGGGAACCTTTTAAAACCTATGTTAGCCCGGGGAGAATTGCGCTGTATTGGGGCAACAACCCTAGACGAATATCGCAAGTATCTTGAAAAAGATCCCGCCTTAGAACGGCGTTTTCAGCAGGTTTATGTCGATCAACCCACCGTTGAAGATACTATCTCAATTTTACGCGGATTAAAAGAACGTTATGAAGTCCATCATGGGGTGAAAATTTCCGATAGTGCCTTAGTCGCGGCGGCGGTCTTATCAACTCGATATATTAGCGATCGCTTTTTACCCGATAAAGCTATTGATTTAGTCGATGAATCTGCGGCTAAATTAAAGATGGAAATTACATCTAAACCAGAACAATTAGATGAAATTGATCGGCGGATTCTGCAATTAGAAATGGAACGTTTATCTTTAAAAAAAGAAAGCGATGCTGCATCTTTAGAACGTTTAGAACGAATAGAAACGGAATTAGGAACCTTAAAACAAGAACAACAAAGCCTGAGTTCCCAATGGCAATCGGAGAAAAATGTAATTACCGATATTCAATCGATCAAAGAAGAAATTGATCGGGTTAATATTGAAATTCAGCAAGCTGAACGTAACTATGATTTAAACCGAGCGGCGGAATTAAAATATGGGAAAATGGAGGAACTCAAGAAAAAACTTAAAGCCATAGAAGCCCAATTAGAGAATACTCAAATCAGTGGCAAAACCCTATTGCGGGAGGAAGTCACCGAAGCTGATATTGCAGAAATTATCTCGAAATGGACAGGAATTCCGATTAGTAAATTAGTAGAATCGGAAATGCAAAAACTTCTAACTTTAGAGGATGAATTACATCACCGAGTTATCGGTCAAGATGAAGCAGTAACGGCCGTTGCTGATGCCATTCAACGGTCAAGAGCAGGGTTATCCGATCCCAACCGTCCCGTCGCCAGTTTCATCTTTCTCGGCCCCACAGGAGTCGGGAAAACGGAGTTAGCAAAAGCCTTGGCTTCCTATTTATTTGATACCGAAGAAGCGATGGTGCGAATTGATATGTCGGAATACATGGAAAAACACGCGGTTTCCCGTTTAATTGGGGCGCCTCCGGGGTATGTTGGTTATGACGAAGGGGGGCAATTAACCGAAGCAATTCGTCGCCGTCCTTACACAGTTATTCTGTTTGATGAAATCGAAAAAGCCCATCCCGATGTGTTTAATATAATGTTGCAAATCCTCGATGATGGCAGGGTTACGGACGCACAGGGTCATACTGTTGATTTCAAAAATAGCATTATTATTATGACCAGTAATGTGGGATCACAGTATATTTTAGATGTATCGGGTTCCGATTCCCAATATGAAGAAATGCGGAGTCGGGTATTAGAAGCAATGCGGGCAAGTTTCCGGCCGGAATTTCTGAACCGAATTGATGAAATGATCATTTTCCATGCCTTACAAAAATCAGAATTGCGACAAATTGTAAGTCTGCAAGTTGAACGTTTATCAAAACGTTTAGTCGAACGGAAAATGACGTTAAAATTATCGGATTCTGCCTTAGATTTCTTAGCAGAAGTCGGTTATGATCCGGTCTATGGTGCTCGGCCGTTAAAACGGGCAATTCAACGGGAATTAGAAACACCTATTGCTAAGGCAATTCTTCGTAGTGAATTTGTGAATGGGGATACAATTTTTGTGGATATCGAAAATGAACGATTAGTTTTTAAACGTTTACCCCTGGAATTGTTAACTGTTCAAGAGTGA
- a CDS encoding putative XRE family transcriptional regulator: MLRQSDVARMLGVSHQRVSQLRLRHRIEFTWNRNLKTWVTTIAEVEYSLACRTERSTIIKN; the protein is encoded by the coding sequence ATGTTAAGACAATCTGATGTAGCTCGAATGTTAGGAGTTTCTCATCAACGGGTCTCTCAATTAAGACTTAGACATCGTATTGAGTTTACCTGGAATCGGAACTTAAAAACCTGGGTCACAACGATCGCCGAAGTTGAATATTCTCTAGCCTGTCGAACCGAGCGTTCTACTATAATTAAAAATTAG
- the murE gene encoding UDP-N-acetylmuramoylalanyl-D-glutamate--2, 6-diaminopimelate ligase gives MKFKQLLAKVGISISSESHPALEEEVKGLTTNSIACQPGDLFLGMPGTRVDGGEFWPSAIASGAVAAIISPAAIEKTQNRITAEHPCIIPSDNLTQVCAQIATAFYDHPAEKLRLVGVTGTNGKTTTTHLIEFILSNSNHPTALLGTLYARWPGFQETATHTTPFSVELQGQLAQAVAAGCEFGAMEVSSHALDQGRVLGCPFQVAVFTNLTQDHLDYHPTMEDYFAAKSLLFSPEYLKGRAIINADDPYGQRLIAQLGDRAWSYSTSDSTADLWADQLSYQPTGVKGVLHTPQGEAEFYLPLVGQYNLSNLLAAVGAGLSLGLDLTTIVEKTAQFEGVPGRMERVQISPDQDISVIVDYAHTPDSLENLLKASRPFIPGRMICVFGCGGDRDRTKRPKMGKIGAELADIAVVTSDNPRTEDPEQILKDVLAGIPDSIKPIVIADRAKAIHTAILEAKPGDGVLIAGKGHEDYQILGTEKIHFDDREQARNALAIRIK, from the coding sequence ATGAAGTTTAAACAGTTACTAGCAAAAGTTGGAATATCAATATCTTCCGAGTCTCACCCGGCTTTAGAAGAAGAAGTTAAGGGGTTAACGACGAACTCCATCGCTTGTCAACCGGGGGATTTATTCTTAGGAATGCCCGGAACTCGGGTCGATGGCGGAGAATTTTGGCCCAGTGCGATCGCCTCCGGTGCGGTAGCCGCGATTATTTCCCCAGCCGCCATCGAAAAAACCCAAAACCGCATTACCGCCGAACATCCCTGTATTATTCCCAGCGATAATCTCACCCAAGTCTGCGCCCAAATTGCGACGGCTTTTTATGACCATCCGGCGGAAAAATTGCGCCTGGTAGGGGTGACAGGAACCAATGGGAAAACCACAACCACCCATTTGATTGAATTTATCCTCAGCAATAGTAACCATCCCACAGCCTTACTGGGAACCCTGTACGCCCGTTGGCCCGGATTCCAAGAAACGGCCACCCATACCACCCCCTTCTCCGTAGAATTACAGGGACAACTGGCCCAGGCGGTGGCCGCCGGATGTGAGTTTGGGGCGATGGAGGTAAGTTCCCATGCGTTAGACCAGGGACGGGTTCTCGGTTGTCCGTTTCAAGTAGCCGTGTTCACCAATTTAACCCAAGACCATTTGGACTATCACCCCACAATGGAGGATTATTTTGCCGCGAAATCCCTATTATTCAGTCCCGAATATCTCAAGGGTCGAGCGATTATTAACGCCGATGACCCTTATGGTCAAAGGTTAATAGCCCAATTGGGGGATAGGGCTTGGAGTTATAGCACCAGTGACTCAACGGCTGACCTGTGGGCCGATCAACTTTCCTATCAACCGACGGGGGTTAAGGGTGTTCTCCATACTCCTCAAGGGGAGGCGGAATTTTATTTACCTTTGGTCGGTCAATATAATTTATCTAACCTGTTAGCTGCTGTCGGGGCGGGGTTAAGTTTAGGATTAGATTTAACTACCATTGTCGAAAAAACTGCTCAGTTTGAGGGAGTTCCGGGGCGGATGGAACGGGTACAAATTAGCCCTGATCAGGATATTAGCGTAATTGTGGATTATGCTCACACCCCCGATAGTTTGGAGAATTTACTAAAGGCGTCCCGTCCATTTATTCCGGGTCGGATGATTTGTGTATTTGGTTGTGGGGGCGATCGCGATCGCACCAAACGGCCGAAAATGGGGAAAATTGGGGCAGAATTAGCTGATATTGCGGTTGTGACTTCAGATAATCCCCGGACGGAAGACCCGGAACAGATTTTAAAAGATGTTTTGGCTGGAATTCCTGACAGTATCAAACCGATTGTAATTGCAGATCGAGCTAAAGCAATTCATACTGCTATTCTGGAGGCTAAACCTGGAGATGGGGTATTAATTGCGGGAAAAGGTCACGAAGATTATCAAATTTTGGGAACTGAAAAAATCCATTTTGATGATCGAGAACAAGCCCGGAATGCTTTAGCTATTCGGATCAAGTAA